The following coding sequences are from one Pseudoalteromonas aliena SW19 window:
- a CDS encoding class I SAM-dependent methyltransferase, with protein MKPALSFQEGPKPLSWQQFPHGDYLRTDIERKMEQWLPRMFGYHMLKLGNLSGELNTSISMIKHQVCVAEPGPHTGVVADIDELPFYEHSIDACILSHCLEYHSDPHHILREAHRTLIPGGYILITGFNPFSLCGLAQMLPFSGQKLPWTGRFFTPARVKDWLNLLGFEIVSDERFIYSSLARGNRLSRFEFWRTFAKQYLKPMGSVYMLVARKRVAPLTPIKPKWHARPQFSPVKGAGLRQTSKQHYKTCDQENNTNCIK; from the coding sequence ATGAAACCAGCCCTTAGTTTTCAAGAAGGACCCAAACCACTGTCGTGGCAGCAGTTTCCTCATGGGGATTACTTGCGCACAGATATCGAACGTAAGATGGAGCAATGGCTGCCGCGTATGTTTGGCTATCATATGCTTAAGTTGGGTAATTTAAGTGGCGAGTTGAACACAAGCATAAGTATGATTAAACATCAGGTGTGCGTAGCAGAGCCGGGGCCTCATACAGGTGTTGTGGCAGATATCGATGAGCTGCCATTTTATGAGCACAGTATTGATGCCTGTATATTAAGCCACTGCTTAGAGTATCACTCTGATCCACATCATATTTTACGAGAAGCGCATCGCACGCTTATTCCTGGCGGCTATATATTAATTACTGGCTTTAATCCGTTTAGCTTGTGCGGGCTTGCACAAATGTTGCCTTTTAGTGGTCAAAAGCTGCCGTGGACAGGGCGCTTTTTTACCCCTGCGAGGGTTAAAGATTGGTTAAATTTACTTGGTTTTGAAATTGTTAGTGATGAACGTTTTATCTACTCATCACTGGCAAGAGGTAATAGGCTCTCAAGGTTTGAGTTTTGGCGTACATTTGCAAAGCAGTATTTAAAGCCTATGGGCAGTGTATATATGCTGGTGGCACGAAAAAGAGTGGCACCACTTACGCCAATAAAGCCTAAATGGCATGCAAGGCCGCAATTTTCACCTGTAAAAGGCGCGGGGCTTAGGCAAACATCAAAGCAGCATTACAAAACGTGCGACCAAGAAAATAATACCAATTGCATTAAATAA
- the gloB gene encoding hydroxyacylglutathione hydrolase, with protein sequence MVQVKAIKAFSDNYIWCLTTDNSNQAWVVDPGQSEPVLTYLAQHNLTLGGILITHHHYDHTDGVTALVDAYSGISVYGPANSPFKGVTHPLNDGQSISVLNTNFTILATPGHTLDHICYTNAELAFTGDTLFSAGCGRLFEGTSEQMWHSFNKLRALPASCKVYCTHEYTQANLTFAKAVEPRNPELLAYSKKIDELRINNQISLPTSIGQELKINPFMRSDLPTMTEQVPKEFILLTKNNEPWENFASLRMFKDNF encoded by the coding sequence ATGGTGCAAGTCAAAGCAATCAAAGCCTTTTCTGATAATTACATTTGGTGTCTAACTACCGATAACAGTAACCAAGCATGGGTGGTTGACCCAGGACAATCCGAGCCTGTATTGACGTATTTAGCGCAGCATAACTTAACGCTTGGTGGGATTTTAATTACGCATCATCACTACGACCACACTGATGGCGTCACTGCATTAGTTGACGCCTATTCAGGAATCTCGGTTTATGGCCCTGCGAATAGCCCGTTTAAAGGCGTTACCCACCCACTTAATGATGGGCAAAGTATCAGTGTGCTTAATACTAACTTTACTATTTTAGCGACGCCTGGGCATACGCTTGATCATATTTGTTATACAAATGCTGAACTTGCTTTTACAGGCGATACATTATTTAGCGCAGGCTGCGGGCGTTTATTTGAAGGCACTAGCGAACAAATGTGGCACTCATTTAATAAACTAAGAGCGCTGCCTGCCAGTTGCAAAGTTTATTGTACGCACGAATACACGCAAGCTAACCTCACCTTTGCAAAAGCCGTTGAACCACGTAACCCTGAACTCCTTGCCTACAGTAAAAAAATAGATGAATTACGTATTAACAATCAAATTTCCCTACCAACCTCTATCGGGCAAGAGCTAAAAATAAACCCATTTATGCGCAGTGACCTACCTACAATGACAGAGCAGGTACCAAAAGAGTTTATATTACTCACAAAAAATAATGAACCTTGGGAAAACTTTGCTAGTCTTAGAATGTTCAAAGATAATTTTTAG
- a CDS encoding LysM peptidoglycan-binding domain-containing protein, protein MNKPPLLVVLAFALSGCQTVTTLESDSQIASQANQQLGGASPNDINNALMVNAQYQQIDSEEQEAPVFDDVWERIRYQLSIDIPQNRPVVAERNYYARHQAYLDRISKRAEPYLHFIVEEVEKREMPIEIALLPIVESAFDPFGYSNRSASGIWQFMPATGERFDLKQNWWYDGRRDIVQSTRAALDYLSYLHKTLEGDWLNAIAAYNSGEGRLMRAIKKNRKKHLPTDFWSLDLPRETTAYVPKLLALADLLKRSDDFNVTWQPVINAQVVEVVDVGSQIDLALAADMADMTLTELYRLNPGFNRWATDPNGPHSLLLPVDKAEQFSQKLTQTDIKDRLRWQQYTVARGDSLSVIAKKFTTSLSAIRSLNKLKSNTIKVGQQLLVPLTDGAINSEHLPKQMRLAANRSTRTKLTHKVKSGDTLWDISREYDVTMDELAKWNKLKKNSVLRLNQNLTVYKSANKPQSVIASTNRTITYKVRRGDSLARIASKFNLAVNDIIKWNNLAGQKYLQPGQKLKLKVDVRSS, encoded by the coding sequence ATGAATAAACCTCCCCTATTAGTAGTCTTGGCGTTCGCGCTAAGTGGTTGTCAAACAGTCACAACCTTAGAGTCAGACTCTCAAATTGCCTCGCAAGCAAATCAGCAGCTAGGCGGCGCAAGTCCCAACGATATTAACAATGCATTGATGGTAAACGCACAATATCAGCAAATTGACAGTGAAGAACAAGAAGCCCCCGTGTTTGATGATGTATGGGAGCGCATCCGCTATCAACTTTCTATCGACATACCACAAAACCGCCCCGTTGTGGCAGAGCGTAATTATTACGCAAGGCACCAAGCTTACTTAGATCGTATTTCCAAACGCGCAGAGCCCTATTTGCATTTTATTGTTGAAGAGGTCGAAAAGCGTGAGATGCCAATCGAAATTGCACTATTGCCAATTGTAGAGAGTGCATTTGATCCGTTTGGTTATTCTAATCGCAGTGCATCTGGCATTTGGCAGTTTATGCCTGCAACCGGTGAGCGATTCGATTTAAAACAAAACTGGTGGTACGACGGTCGCCGTGACATTGTGCAATCGACTCGTGCTGCACTTGATTACTTATCGTATTTACATAAAACACTCGAAGGCGATTGGTTAAATGCAATTGCTGCGTATAATTCGGGTGAAGGGCGTTTAATGCGCGCGATTAAAAAGAATCGTAAAAAGCATTTACCTACCGACTTTTGGTCTCTTGATTTACCAAGAGAAACAACAGCCTATGTGCCTAAACTATTAGCCCTTGCTGATTTATTAAAACGCTCAGATGACTTTAACGTCACGTGGCAGCCTGTTATTAATGCACAAGTAGTTGAAGTGGTTGATGTTGGCTCTCAAATCGACTTAGCACTGGCTGCCGATATGGCAGATATGACACTTACTGAGCTATACAGATTAAACCCCGGCTTTAACCGCTGGGCAACTGATCCTAATGGCCCTCATTCTTTATTGTTACCTGTTGATAAAGCAGAGCAATTTAGCCAAAAACTGACACAAACAGACATTAAAGATCGTTTACGCTGGCAACAATATACAGTAGCACGCGGTGATAGCTTATCGGTAATTGCTAAAAAGTTTACAACAAGTTTGAGCGCTATTCGTTCGCTTAATAAACTCAAGTCAAATACGATTAAAGTAGGCCAACAATTATTAGTTCCGCTGACTGATGGCGCAATAAATAGCGAGCATTTACCAAAGCAAATGCGCTTAGCTGCAAATAGAAGCACACGAACTAAACTTACCCATAAAGTCAAAAGCGGCGATACATTGTGGGATATTAGCCGAGAATACGATGTGACTATGGATGAATTAGCTAAATGGAATAAGCTGAAGAAAAACTCTGTGCTGCGTTTAAATCAAAATCTTACTGTCTATAAATCAGCAAACAAGCCTCAAAGTGTTATTGCCAGCACCAACCGTACGATTACGTATAAAGTACGTCGAGGCGATTCACTTGCACGTATTGCGTCTAAATTTAACTTAGCTGTTAACGATATCATTAAGTGGAATAATTTAGCAGGTCAAAAATACTTACAACCTGGCCAAAAGCTAAAACTTAAAGTAGATGTCAGAAGTAGTTAA
- a CDS encoding flavodoxin yields the protein MAHISIFVGSVNGGAERLSDEVATTIEQAGHTATVITEASLDDIKNASHILIVTSTTGQGDVPSNLAGLYFAMNSTFPMLTDKPFGVIAMGDRCYGDTFCGAGRSFDELLRDLQAKPVGNRLEIDACEDFEPWPVTEPWLKVWLEKLPA from the coding sequence ATGGCACATATTAGTATTTTTGTAGGCAGCGTTAATGGCGGTGCAGAGCGTTTAAGCGATGAAGTTGCAACCACAATAGAGCAGGCGGGTCATACTGCAACCGTAATCACAGAGGCATCACTTGATGATATAAAAAATGCATCGCATATTTTAATCGTTACCTCCACAACTGGCCAAGGTGATGTACCGAGTAATTTGGCTGGGTTGTACTTTGCAATGAATAGCACTTTCCCGATGCTTACTGATAAACCATTTGGTGTAATTGCGATGGGTGACAGATGCTACGGCGATACATTTTGTGGCGCAGGGCGTAGCTTTGACGAGTTACTACGCGATTTACAAGCAAAGCCTGTGGGCAACCGCCTAGAAATAGATGCATGTGAAGATTTTGAACCATGGCCAGTAACCGAGCCTTGGTTAAAAGTATGGCTAGAAAAACTACCTGCTTAA
- the truC gene encoding tRNA pseudouridine(65) synthase TruC, with the protein MSERPAPIEYGELTILYQDENYVAIDKPSGLLVHRSFLDKHETQFAMQMLRDQLGQHVFPVHRLDRPTSGVLLFALSSEAARDMNQLFIEGTIAKRYLALVRGFAPESVFLDKALKEELDKIADKFADQDKAPQEAQTQFNCLHQAALPIPIGKYPTVRYSLVECFPKTGRKHQIRRHLKHLSLPIIGDVNHGDNQHNQFFREHFELRRLMLFATELSFVHPYSNEPITIKAPLGEDMLKICKQLGWPEQEKDY; encoded by the coding sequence ATGAGTGAGCGCCCAGCGCCTATTGAATATGGCGAGCTGACTATTTTGTATCAAGATGAAAACTATGTGGCTATAGATAAGCCTTCAGGTTTATTAGTGCATCGCTCGTTTTTAGATAAGCACGAAACCCAGTTTGCTATGCAAATGCTGCGCGACCAGCTAGGACAACATGTATTTCCAGTACATAGGCTAGATAGGCCAACGTCGGGAGTATTGCTGTTTGCACTGAGCTCTGAAGCGGCTCGCGATATGAACCAGCTATTTATTGAAGGCACCATTGCTAAGCGCTATTTGGCCTTAGTGCGTGGTTTTGCACCTGAGTCGGTATTTTTAGATAAAGCACTTAAAGAAGAGCTCGATAAAATAGCCGATAAGTTTGCAGATCAAGATAAAGCACCGCAAGAAGCGCAAACCCAGTTTAATTGCTTGCACCAAGCTGCACTGCCTATTCCCATTGGTAAGTACCCAACAGTGCGTTATTCGTTAGTTGAGTGTTTTCCAAAAACAGGGCGCAAGCATCAAATTCGCAGGCACTTAAAGCACTTATCACTGCCTATTATTGGTGATGTAAATCACGGTGATAACCAGCATAATCAATTTTTTAGGGAGCATTTTGAGCTAAGACGGCTAATGTTATTTGCAACAGAGCTTAGTTTTGTGCACCCTTACAGTAATGAACCAATAACAATTAAAGCGCCACTAGGTGAAGACATGCTTAAAATATGCAAGCAGCTAGGTTGGCCAGAGCAAGAAAAGGATTATTAA
- a CDS encoding YqcC family protein, with amino-acid sequence MYQQTQTYLVQLTALLQKHALWQSEPIDADALLSSTPFCHDTMAFEQWLQFVFIEKIQQLITHKQPLPRNFAIAPMAQMMLINKAGSAEIIELLTALDAFLGEPNE; translated from the coding sequence ATGTACCAGCAAACCCAAACTTATTTAGTGCAGCTAACGGCACTTTTACAAAAGCATGCGCTTTGGCAAAGTGAGCCAATAGACGCTGATGCACTGCTTTCAAGCACTCCTTTTTGTCATGACACAATGGCGTTTGAGCAGTGGTTACAATTTGTATTTATTGAAAAAATACAGCAATTAATAACACACAAGCAACCACTGCCACGTAACTTTGCGATTGCCCCTATGGCGCAAATGATGCTTATTAATAAAGCAGGAAGTGCTGAAATAATTGAATTACTAACAGCCCTTGATGCCTTTTTAGGAGAACCAAATGAGTGA
- a CDS encoding DUF3549 family protein, whose product MSDQIATLGQLLDGAGTQWRAFDIGRHITKLDKKQFLAIEQAQVPYPYPLAGHAWLAIQFWDTKASKEPYVWFLKFPLDEQSMLVSASRDHFADMVIQALGTEITGEQADGKLDNNPYVFTPNANKLAAFNAQVKVLLKQPASQYYEHAQLYFSGKVGFDNWQSVALQGIADFALRLDSDTNLSNLQKAWPHLPVEVLQPLSAMLEHVEIPTSMSKLLVDYAQTAINNSDTVAITAALRSISKGQAQGLCAQLVDTVLSSPAGQDSDVLLTIAGRCFKQLENPERLHVFMDNCAHHQQIDELFPSIFADLVAIPTIRPHLLGLLRKENRSETLARAIGRLFS is encoded by the coding sequence ATGAGTGATCAAATAGCTACATTAGGCCAGCTTTTAGATGGTGCGGGTACTCAGTGGCGTGCTTTTGATATTGGCAGGCACATTACTAAGCTTGATAAAAAACAGTTTTTAGCTATTGAACAAGCTCAAGTGCCATACCCTTACCCTCTTGCTGGTCATGCATGGCTCGCCATTCAATTTTGGGATACTAAAGCCAGTAAAGAGCCGTATGTATGGTTTTTAAAGTTTCCACTTGATGAGCAAAGCATGCTGGTAAGTGCTAGTCGCGATCACTTTGCTGATATGGTTATTCAAGCGCTAGGGACTGAAATTACAGGTGAGCAAGCCGATGGAAAGCTTGATAATAACCCTTATGTTTTTACGCCAAACGCAAATAAATTAGCGGCATTTAACGCCCAAGTAAAAGTACTATTAAAACAGCCTGCGTCGCAGTACTACGAGCATGCGCAGTTATACTTTAGCGGTAAGGTTGGTTTTGATAACTGGCAAAGTGTTGCATTACAAGGTATTGCCGATTTTGCACTGCGCTTAGACAGCGATACAAACTTAAGTAATCTGCAAAAAGCATGGCCACATTTGCCTGTTGAAGTACTGCAACCACTCAGTGCTATGCTTGAACACGTTGAAATACCAACATCAATGAGTAAGTTACTTGTTGATTACGCACAAACAGCGATTAATAATAGCGACACTGTAGCGATAACCGCAGCACTAAGATCAATATCAAAAGGTCAAGCTCAAGGGCTGTGCGCTCAATTGGTTGATACTGTACTAAGCTCACCTGCTGGGCAAGATTCAGATGTGTTATTAACTATAGCTGGGCGCTGTTTTAAGCAGTTAGAAAACCCTGAACGCCTGCACGTATTTATGGATAACTGCGCGCATCATCAACAAATTGATGAGTTGTTTCCAAGTATTTTTGCTGACTTAGTTGCAATACCGACTATTCGCCCGCATTTATTAGGCTTATTACGTAAAGAAAATCGTAGCGAAACCCTCGCGCGTGCAATTGGAAGGTTATTCTCTTAA
- a CDS encoding DUF3301 domain-containing protein, producing MASLWTFILIGSVIYLFWLNRKVAEAANVHAKRQSEQLQVQLMSVACAKRRFGFLKNGKPGIKSEFIFEFSSDGENAYQGVLIMENEFLKSVVVPPHKI from the coding sequence ATGGCAAGTTTATGGACGTTCATACTTATTGGTAGTGTAATTTACTTATTTTGGCTTAACCGAAAAGTTGCTGAAGCGGCGAACGTTCATGCTAAGCGCCAAAGTGAGCAGCTTCAAGTGCAGCTGATGAGTGTTGCATGCGCTAAACGTCGCTTTGGTTTTTTAAAGAACGGCAAGCCTGGCATCAAAAGTGAATTTATATTTGAGTTTTCAAGCGACGGTGAAAATGCTTATCAAGGTGTGTTAATTATGGAAAATGAGTTTTTGAAAAGTGTGGTTGTTCCGCCGCATAAAATATAA
- a CDS encoding GNAT family N-acetyltransferase: MSVATQADTFSVQYLAAEDISTAASLIYQAYHDDPVLQNMLGHSEENKSAYEKKLRSLIREELSSFWQEKQPLIGLYRDDKLKAVACVFESNSQLQAQRYWHWRLKLMLSAGYLQTNQLIEKEQTIRDALTGKGNYYFLAFIAVDPHFHGQGFGRYLLRGLDDLVKSNTKSTGMAVFVTRKEHIEFFKTEKFEAFKQLTFNQVDGELLFKSIIEPTI, encoded by the coding sequence ATGAGTGTAGCCACACAAGCAGACACGTTCAGCGTACAGTATTTAGCGGCAGAAGATATTAGTACTGCAGCGAGCCTAATTTACCAGGCTTACCATGACGATCCCGTATTACAAAACATGCTCGGTCATAGTGAAGAAAATAAATCGGCTTATGAAAAAAAATTACGATCATTAATTCGCGAAGAACTCAGTAGTTTTTGGCAAGAGAAACAGCCGCTTATTGGTTTATACCGTGACGATAAATTAAAAGCAGTGGCCTGTGTATTTGAATCAAATAGCCAACTGCAAGCTCAACGTTATTGGCACTGGCGATTAAAGTTGATGCTAAGTGCTGGTTATTTGCAGACCAATCAGTTAATTGAAAAAGAACAAACAATTAGAGATGCTCTTACAGGCAAAGGTAATTACTATTTTTTAGCATTTATCGCTGTAGATCCGCATTTTCATGGACAGGGGTTTGGTCGCTATTTATTAAGAGGGTTAGATGATTTAGTTAAATCAAACACTAAGTCAACCGGTATGGCTGTATTTGTTACGCGTAAAGAGCATATTGAATTTTTTAAAACCGAAAAATTTGAAGCATTTAAACAACTTACCTTTAACCAAGTAGATGGCGAGTTACTATTTAAATCAATAATTGAGCCAACTATTTAA
- a CDS encoding DUF2789 domain-containing protein has product MDTTKHDITTLFSQLGLPNSEAQIDEFIASHDLQDTTLLQEASFWDEAQQHFLAESLAEDGDWSEVIDELDVRLRQSK; this is encoded by the coding sequence ATGGACACGACGAAACACGACATCACAACACTATTTTCACAACTTGGGTTACCGAACTCAGAAGCTCAAATAGATGAGTTTATTGCCTCGCATGACTTACAAGACACAACACTGCTCCAAGAAGCCTCTTTTTGGGATGAAGCACAACAGCACTTTTTAGCTGAATCCCTTGCAGAAGACGGTGATTGGAGTGAAGTAATTGACGAGTTAGATGTACGCCTTCGTCAAAGTAAGTAA
- a CDS encoding Zn-ribbon-containing protein: MFVVDLTFDCYQDTTLEQAEQAINRLVNALRFNGQIMGEEFPTVLKDGFFITRVMCPTEDAMHPLNNSPFVKHSIEKLHSAGLLAPKVKIIGQDIHSNGADCCKEPSSYILYTTYVHTCSPLYCGDDFLPVPLFRIPAIANGDYKTLIKWQEDWQACDQIQINGATRCEFPALEEISSIKSDLFRRGKDITKRISFLTKKPTYYYLYRVGGVDKTSELERKCPSCHGNWKLPEPWFGLFDFRCEPCGLVSNISWDFQ; this comes from the coding sequence ATGTTCGTTGTTGATTTAACTTTTGATTGTTACCAAGACACCACCTTAGAACAAGCCGAACAAGCAATAAATCGCTTAGTGAATGCGCTGCGTTTTAATGGTCAAATAATGGGGGAAGAATTTCCAACCGTTTTAAAGGATGGCTTTTTTATTACCCGTGTTATGTGCCCGACGGAAGATGCCATGCATCCGTTAAATAATAGTCCGTTTGTTAAGCACAGTATCGAAAAATTACACAGTGCTGGGCTACTGGCACCAAAAGTAAAAATAATTGGACAAGATATTCACTCCAATGGGGCTGATTGCTGTAAAGAACCATCGAGCTATATTTTATATACCACGTATGTACACACTTGCAGCCCACTTTATTGTGGTGATGACTTTTTACCTGTGCCGTTATTTCGTATTCCAGCAATTGCCAATGGTGATTACAAAACACTTATAAAGTGGCAAGAGGACTGGCAAGCTTGCGATCAAATTCAAATTAACGGCGCAACCCGTTGTGAATTCCCCGCACTTGAAGAAATATCGAGTATTAAAAGCGACTTATTTAGACGCGGAAAAGACATAACAAAACGCATTAGCTTTTTAACCAAAAAACCGACCTATTATTATTTATACCGCGTGGGCGGTGTAGATAAAACGTCTGAGCTTGAGCGAAAATGCCCTAGCTGTCACGGCAATTGGAAATTACCTGAGCCGTGGTTTGGGTTATTCGATTTTAGGTGCGAGCCTTGTGGCTTAGTATCTAATATATCGTGGGATTTTCAGTGA